The Pseudomonas sp. SCB32 DNA window AGGCCAGCCGAATTGCCGACCGGCGATGAGCTGAATGCGTAGTGAAGAGGTGCCGAGGAGATGGAACATCGTGTAGACAGAACATCAAGTCGCGGCGCTTTACCGGGCAGGCAGCGCGAGCAGAATACATGGGACGTAGGGAATTGGTAGCTTTTTTTCACGTCGCTGGTCGTATTTGTCAGGCGGCCGAGGGTTTGAAGTGGGGGTTGACCGGGTGCAGAGGCCCGGTTTCTGGGCTTTCCCGCCTGTCGGGCGGGTGGATTTTCGATTGTTCGATTGGCGGCTTGAAGGCCTGCTCTACGCCCTCGGAAATGGGCTTCGCAGGAGCGGACTCCGTTCGCGATGTTCTTGCTCTTCGTAGGGCGCATAACGCCTGAGGCGTTATGCGCCGTTTTGGCTTTGGCTTTGGGTGTTCATGCGCCGCTTCGGCGTGTGCTGGGACTTTTTGTTTCGCCCCCTCGGGCGAGTTCCTTTTGGCGAACGCCGGATAGCCGCCCTCCCAAAAGGAACCAAAAGGTCTCGTCCCGACATCCGGCCCCGGCTTCGCCGGGGTTCCCTCCCTCCGGTATCGCTCCGAGGGTCGGCTCGCAAGAGCCATCCATGGCCCTTCAAGCCTCTCGCGGTATCCATGCCGCTCGCCCCTCTGCGCAATACCTCCACTCGGCCTCCTGACGGGACTCTGCGCGCGCCTGCGACTTTGGCTGCTTCATGCCGGGTTGCTCTTCGTAGGATGGCGTGGAGCGCAGCGATACCCATCACGGCGGATAACGCTGCGCGCTATTCGCCCTACCAAAAGCAGCCCCGCCTCAGTGGCCCAGGTAATGGTTCGACAACCAGTTCAGCGCCCTTCCCGGCCGGGTCAGCGCGTCGATGAAACTCGGCCCCCAGAACCTTATGTCATTGGCCTGCAGCACCGCGTACATGTCACGATAGCGCGCCCTGCGCTCCCCCAGCGGCATGCGCAGGGCAGTATCGATGGCCTCGGCCAGGGCATCGCGGTCATGGGGATTGACGATCAGCGCGCCGCCCAGCTCGGTGGCGGCGCCGGCGAACTGGGAGAGGATCAGCACACCGGGGTCGTCCGGATCCTGCGCGGCGACGAACTCCTTGGCGACCAGGTTCATGCCATCGCGCAGCGGCGTCACCAGGCCAATGCGCGCCTGGCGCATGACCATGGCGATGTCCTCGCGGCGGTGGTTGCGCGCCACGTAGCGCAGGGGCACCCAGGACACGGCGCCGAAGCGGCCGTTGATGTGCCCTACCCGTGCGCTGACGGCGGCATCGATGTCGGCGTACTCGGGGATGTCCTGGCGGCAGCCGGGGGATATCTGCAGGCAGGTCACATGGTTGCGCCACTCGGGGTAGCACTCCAGGAAGCGCTCGTAGCCGTCCAGGCGGTTGACGATGCCCTTGGAGTAGTCGAGGCGGTCCACGCCGACCATCAGCGCGCGGCCGCCGAGGCTTTCGCGCAGGTCCTGGGCGGCCTGACTCCGCTCCGACGCCTCGGCCAACTGGCGGAAGCCCTCGGCATCCACGCCCACCGGGAACACACCCACGCGGAAGTGCTGGTTTTCCAGGTGATAGCGCCGGCCATCGGGGGTGGCGGCGCCGACCACGCGGGTGAGGTAGCGGGCAAAATTGCTGGCGTCGTTCTCGGTCTGGAAGCCGATCAGGTTGTATTCGGTGAGGGCGCGGATCAGTTCGGCGTGGTGGGGGATCGCGGTGAGCAGGTCCGCCGGCGGCATCGGGATGTGCAGGAAGAAGCCGATGCGGTTGGCGTGCCCACGGGCGCGCAGGGCCAGGGCGAGCGGGATGAGGTGGTAGTCGTGCACCCAGAGCACGTCGTCCGGCTCCAACAGCGGGCTCAGGCGTTCGGCGAAGAATTCGTTGACCCGCCGATAGCCACCGAAATCGGCCTCGCTGAATTCGGCGAGGTCCACCCGGTAGTGCAGGATGGGCCAGAGCACGCGGTTGGCGAAGCCGTTGTAGTACTCGTCGAAGTCCTGCGGGTGCAGGTCGGTGAGGATGTAGGTGAGGTTGCCGCGCTCCAGGGTGGTGAGCGGCCCCGGCTCCTCGGCCACGTGGCCGCTCCAGCCGAACCAGATGCCCTCACGCTCGCGCATGGCGGCCTCGATGGCGACGGCAAGCCCGCCCGGCGCGGCCGGATGGTTTTCATCGGGCACCATCACCCGGTTGGAGATCACCACGAGGCGCGGCATAGACCTTCCTCCCAGCCGATGGAAAGACGCATGGCCGAGTTGATCAGCCCGGCCATGGAGTAGGTCTGCGGGATATTGCCCCAGAGCTCGCCGGTGTGCGGGTGCAGGTCTTCGGAGAGCAGCCCGTAACGATTGCGCGCGGCGATCAGTTCCTCGAACAGCGTGCGGGCTTCGTCACGGCGGCCGATGGCGGCGAGCGCGTCGAGGTACCAGAACTTGACTACCAGGAAGGCGGTTTCCGGCACGCCGAAGTCATCCGCCGCAGCGTAGCGCAGCAGGTGGCCGTTGACGTTGAGTTCGCGGCCGATGCACTCGACGGTGGCGACGAAGCGCGGATCGTCGGCTTCGATGATGCCCAGTTCGTTCATCAGCAGCACGCTGGCATCGAGGTCGTCATGGCCGAACGCACCGGTGAAGCACTGTTTCCTCTCGCTCCAGGCTTCGGCGAGGATGCGCTCGCGCAGCCTCGCGGCCTTCGCCATCCAGGCTTCGCCCTCCTCCACCCGGCCAAGACGCCGGGCGATGCGCCCGACGCGGTCGCAGGCGACCCAGCAGAGCAGTGCGGAATGGGTGTGGATACGCTGCCGGCCACGGTATTCCCAGATGCCGGCATCGGGCTCGAAGGCGGCGTGCACGGCCTTGTCGGCGAGGGACTCGAGCAGTTGCAGCATGCCCTCGCTGCTGGGGCTGGGCAGGCGGTCGTCGACGAAGCTCTGCAGCACGGCCAGCACCACGGAGCCGAACACGTCGTGCTGGTTCTGCTCCACCGCCTGGTTGCCGACGCGCACCGGAGCGTGGCCCAGGAAGCCGGCCAGGTCCGGCTCATCGCGCTCGGTGAGGTCCATGTCGGGGATGATGCCGTACAGCGGCTTGAGTTCGGCGTCACCGCTGGCCACGGTGGTGATGAAGTCGATGTAGCCCTCCATGGTGCGGGTGGCGCCCAGGCGGTTGAGGGCGAGAATCACGAAGTAGGCGTCGCGCAGCCAGCAGTAGCGGTAGTCCCAGTTGCGCCGGGAGCCGGGCGCCTCGGGGATGGAGGTGGTGGCGGCAGCGATGATCGCCCCGGTCTCCTCGAAGTTGCACAACTTGAGGGTGATGGCCGAGCGGATCACCACCTGCTGCCATTCGAAGGAGATCGCCAGACCGCGCACCCAGTCGTGCCAATGGCCCTGGGTGCGCTTGAGGAATTCGCGGACGACGTCGCCGGGAGCGTTGTCCAGCGGCTCGTCCATGCCGATCACCATGCTCACCGGGTGGCGCAGGGCGAAGCGGGTCTCGTTGAGCAGGTAGGACAGCGGCGCGTCGGTGGTCAGGCGGATCGGCTCATCGCCATCCAGGTAGCGGATATGGCTGGAGCCCGCCACGCTACGGCGCGGTTTGCCGTAACCGTGGGTCGGACGCACGCGCAGTGTGACCCTGGGCAGCCCTTCCAGTGGCTCGATCAGCCGGCACAACTGGGCCGGACGGAACACCCGGCCGTATTGCAGAAAGCGCGGGGCGAAGTCGGTGATGCGCACCGCCCCACCGCTGTCGTCGCGCAGCACGGTGGTGATGATCGCGGTGTTGCGCTGGTACTCGGACATATGGCTGACCTGGCCGTCGAGCAGCACGTCGGCGAAACCTTTTTCCTCGTCGCCGGCCAGCAACCGGGAGAACGCCGGGTCGCCATCGAAGTTGGGGTAGCACCACCACACCAGCCGCCCCTGCGGGTTGACCAGGGCGGCCACGCGGCAGTTGCCGATCAGGCCCAGCTCCAGTGCTCCGTCGTGCCGTTCAGTCATCGATCCTTTCCTCCTGCCGCCGTGATGAGTGCGGTACGGACTGCCGCCGCATTGGCGAAGACGGCACTCGCCCCCGGCAGCATTCTCCCGACCGAGAGCCCCAGCCCTTGCAGGCTGGGCATCAGGGCCAGGGCGGGTTGGTCGGTGAGGTCGTCGCCGACGAACAGCGGGCGACGACCGGCGAAAGCCAGCGTGGTCATCAGGCGCTGGATGGCACCCGCCTTGTCGATGCCCTCGGCGACGACTTCGTAGACCTTCTTGCCGCCGAGCAGGCGCAAGCCCGCGCCCTCCGGCGCGATGAGCAGCGCCTGCAGGGCCACCCGCAGCGCCGGCGCGCTGTCGGGGACGGCGCGGTAATGCAGGGCGAAGCTGCTGCCCTTGTCCTCGGCCAGCACACCTTTGTGAGCGCACGCGAGTGCATTGAGCTGCACGCGCACGCAGGCGGGCAAATCACGGGTGGTGCGGCGCAGCGGGCTCTCGCCGGTTTCGCGCCAGTGGGCGCCGTGACCGCCGCTGGCGGGCAGGCGCAGGGGATGGAACAGCCGGTCGAGCTCGTCGACCGGGCGGCCGCTGATCAGGGCCAGGGCACCGTCGAGACGTCGATGCAGCTCGCTGAGCGCATCGACCAACCCGGGCGGGACGTGCACCGCGTCGGGGGTTTCGGCGATGTCCAGAAGGGTTCCGTCGACATCCAGGAACACGGCGGTCTGCTTGCACTGGCCGAGCCACAGCTGCAGCAGCGCTGCGGCTGAGACCTCGCTGAGCGGGGCCATGGCGGTGTCGACAGGTCCTCGTTGTGGGGGACGTGACATAAGCCATTTCTCCGATTGCAGCTCGTACCGTTGTGCCAGCGAAGCCACAACGGACGATTGAAGGAGTCCTTGGACCGTAACACGCATGAGACAGGGGGTCGACCGGCAATGGCCCGGACGGTGCCTGGCAAAAGGCCGCCATCAGTGCGAACGACGGAGCCCATCCCATCCTCCGCGCCGCGTGCGGAAGCCTCCCGCCGCCACCTCGGGAGGGACCATCTACGCTACAAGGCGGACATCCGACTTCCGAGCACGACAAGGACCCGCACATGCATACCATCACACGCTGGCTGGGCACCGCCCTGCTCGCCCTGGGCCTGCTGGGCCAGGGCGTCACCGCCGAGGAACGCAAACCGATCCACTTTGGCGAACTGACCTGGGAGAGCGGCAGCCTGATCACCGAGATGCTCCGCCTGCTGGTGGAACAGGGTTACGGCTACCCCACCGACACCCTGCCCGGCAGCACCGTCAGCCTGGAGGCGGCGCTGGCGCGCAATGACATCCAGGTGATCGCCGAGGAATGGGCCGGACGCAGTCCCGCCTGGGTCAAGGCCGAAGCCGAGCACAAGGTCTACGGCCTGGGCGATATCGTGAAAAACGCCGACGAAGGCTGGTGGGTGCCGGATTATGTGGTCCATGGCGACCCGGCGCGGGGCATCGCCGCGCTGGCTCCGGAGCTGCGTTCGGTGAGCGACCTGCCGCGCTACCGAGCGGTGTTCCGCGACGCCGAGTCGCCGGACAAGGGCCGCTTCCTCAACAGCCCCACCGGCTGGACCTCGGAGATCGTCAACTCGCAGAAGCTCAAGGCCTACGGCCTGGAGAGCAGCTACGTGAACTTCCGCAGCGGCTCGGGCGCGGCCATGGATGCCGAGATCGCCTCGTCGATCCGCCGTGGCAAGCCGGTGCTGTTCTACTACTGGTCACCGACCCCGCTGATGGGCCGCTACAAGCTGCTGCGCCTGGAAGAACCGCCGTTCGACGCCGAAGCCTGGAAGACCCTGTCCGATCCCAACAACCCCAACCCCCGCGGCAGCCGCTCGCTGCCGGCGAAGCTGTCGGTGGGCGTCTCCGCGCCCTTCCACCAGCAGTACCCGGAACTGGTGGCGCTGTTCGAGAAGGTCGATATTCCCATCGGCCTGCTCAACGCCGCCCTGGCGAAAATGAGCGAGACACGCCAGCCCCCGCGTGACGCCGCCCGCGAGTTCCTCAAGGCGAACCCGCAGGTATGGCAGAACTGGCTGCCGGCCGAGCAGCGCGCCAGGGCCGAGGCGGCTCTATGAGTTCGGAGTTCCCCGAAGGCCTGCACTACTCCATCGCGGGGCCGGTGAACCAGCTGGTGGACCGCCTGGTGCTGAACTACGGCGACGCCCTGCGCCAGGTCTCCGACAGCCTGCTGCAACTGGTGGTGGCGCTGGAGAACCTGCTGCGCCTGCTGCCCTGGTGGTTGCTGCTGGCGCTGGTCGGGCTGCTTGCCTGGCACGCCGGGCGCAGTTGGGTACGCGCCCTGACCCTGGTAGGGCTGCTGTTCCTGATCGGTGTGGTCGGCCTGTGGGACAAGCTGCTGCAGACCTGCGCGCTGGTGCTGGTCGCCACCGGCCTGTGCGTGCTGATCGGGGTGCCAATGGGCGTGGCGCTGGCCTATCGCCCGATGGCCCGGCGCCTGCTGTTGCCCCTGCTGGACGTCATGCAGACCCTGCCCAGCTTCGTCTACCTGATCCCGGTGCTGATGCTGTTCGGCCTGGGCAAGGTGCCGGCGATCTTCGCCACCCTGATCTACGCCTTGCCGCCGCTGGTACGGCTCACCGAGCTGGGCCTGCGCCAGGTCGACCCTGCGCTGAGCGAGGCGGCGCGCTGCCTGGGCGCCACGCGCTGGCAGAGGCTGCGCCATGTCGAGCTGCCGGAGGCGCTGCCGAGCATCATGGCCGGCCTCAACCAGACGGTGATGATGGCGCTGTCGATGGTGGTGGTCGCCTCGATGATCGGCGCGCGCGGGCTGGGCGAAGACGTGCTGGTGGGCATCCAGACCCTGAACGTGGGCCGTGGCGTCGAAGCCGGCCTGGCCATTGTCGCGCTGGCGGTGGTGATCGATCGGGTGACGCAGGACTACGGAAAACGCTGAGCGGTGGGACTCAGAAAAATCTGCGAATGAGATTTCTCTGACAGCAACTGGGGAATCCGACGCCTCATCAAGCGGCCGCCAATCCACAGAATGCTGCGAACCCCAATGCCCATCGGAGCAATCGATGTCGCCCCTTTCCGCGCTGATCCTGCAGGCGTCCGGCCTTCACCGCTCGACGGCGGTGAACGCCCTCCACCACCTTGGCTACAGCTACCTCGCGGAAGTCGCCAGCAACGCCCTGGCCCTGGACAGGCTGCGCAGCGTTGGCGGCGTGCACCTGCTGCTCTGCGACGTGCGCATCGACCCGGTGCCACGCCTGGACTTCCTCCAGACCGTGGCACGCGAACGCCTCGCCCACGGCGTGGTGGTCAGCGGCGAGATGGCACCGGGCACCTGGTCGGCGCTGGCGCACCTGCTGCAGCTGCAGGGCATGAAGGTGTTCTGGCTGGGTAATGAACCGGCCACCCTGGAGCGCTTGCGCACCCTGCTTGCCGACTTCGAACCCCAGGCCCCGCAGCAGGCCATCCCATGGCGCGACCAGGGCAGCATCGATGTCGGCGACATCGGCCAGGCGCTGGAGCGCGGCGAGCTGCGCGCTGCCCTGCAGTCCAAGGTCACGGTCGCCACCGGGCAGGTCTACGGCTTCGAAGTGCTCGCCCGCTGGCACCGCGAGGACGGACAGGTGCTTCTGCCGGACCGCTTCCTGCCGGCCCTGCGCCGGGATGGCCTGCTCGATGCGTTGCTGTTCGAGCTGATGGGCCAGGCTCATGACGCATTGCGGGCCCACGGTCGGACCGACCTGGAACTCTCCCTCAACCTGGAAGCCGAGCAGATCGCCCAGGCCGATTTCGCCGCCTGCATCGGGCGCGAATTGCAGCGCCGGCAGATCAACCCACGGAACGTCACCTTCGAGCTGACCGAAACCTCGCCGCTGCACGCGCCGTCGCTGAGCCTGGAGAACGTGCTGCGTCTGCGCCTGCTGGGCTGCGGGTTGGCCATCGACGATTTCGGCTGCGGTCATTCCAGCCTGCAACGCCTGGTGGAACTGCCGTTCACTGAGCTGAAGCTCGACCGCAGCTTCCTCGCCAACCTCGACATGGGTGATCCGCGCCGCCTGGCCGTGCTGACCAATGCCCTGGCGCTGGGCCGCGAACTGGGCCTGCGCGTGGTGGCCGAGGGCGTGGAAAGCGCCAGCCAGCATCGCCAACTGCAGAGCCTGGGATGCGAAGCCGCCCAGGGCTATCTGTTCGGCAAGCCGGTTGCCGTCAGTGAACTGTCCGGGCTGCTGCGTGGTGCGCCGATGCGCCTGCCGAGAGCAGAGGTGATTACCCTCAAGGCCGACTCGGTGGTACGCCTGGCCGACTGATCCCGCGCACAAAAGAAAACGGCCGTTGCCGACCTCCTGTCTGCAACAGCCGCTTGAATTGTCCTCAGCAAAGGACCTATGGACTGTAGGCCAATTGCCATCAGCTTGACTTCCCCCTCCTCCCGCACCGGCCTTTCGTACCCATTTTCAATCAGTTTCGCCAGGCGGCGGGCGCCATCGCCTGATGGCCCCGAACGCTGCACAACCGGGCTCCCCACAGAGGCCTGGCAGGCAGCAAACTCATATGGCCACGGGTTGACGTGGACTTGCCCGACGGCACCGTTCGGCCAATCATCCGGAATCCGCTTTCCTGTCGTCCTGAAGCTCTGGAATCCAATGCCAGGGCACCTTGCGGACCTGCGGAAAAGCGCCGATGCAGAAGATTCCAGCGGGCAGCGGAACCGCCCGTCCAGCCCCGTCGAGCCAGGAGCCCCGTCACACCATGCCCCGGGAAAACTTCAACGACCTGATCGCCTTCGTCACAGTGGCGCGCGAAGGCAGCTTCACCAAGGCCGCGGCGCAGCTGGGCGTATCCCAGTCGGCGCTGAGCCACACCATCCGCGCCCTGGAAACCCGTCTCGGGCTGCGCCTGCTCAGCCGCACCACCCGCAGCGTGTCCCCCACCGAGGCCGGTGAACGGCTGCTGCAGACCCTGGCGCCGCGCTTCGAGGAGATCGAGGCGGAACTGGCGGCGCTCAGCGACTTCCGCGACAAGCCCGTCGGCACCCTGCGTATCACCGCCGCCGAGCATGCCGCCAGCAGCGTACTCTGGCCGAAACTGGCGAAGGTGCTGCCGGATTATCCGGACATCAAGGTCGAGGTGAGCATCGACTACGGCCTGACCGACATCGCCGCCGAACGCTTCGACGCCGGCGTGCGCCTGGGCGACCAGGTGGCCAAGGACATGATCGCCGTGCGCATCGCCCCGGACCTGCGCATGGCGGTGGTCGCCAGCCCTGGCTACCTCGCCCGCAAGGAACGCCCGGAAGACGTGCCGGCGCTGTCCCGGCACGACTGCCTGAACCTGCGCCTGCCGACCTATGGCGGACTGATGGCCTGGGAGTTCGCCAAGGACGGTCATGAAGTGAAGGCACGGGTGGAAGGACAACTGACGTTCAACAGCAGCCCGCACATCCTCCGCGCGGCGCTGGACGGCTTCGGCCTCGCCTACCTGCCGCAGGACATGGTCACCGAGCATGTCGCCGAAGGTCGCCTGGAGCTGGTACTGGAAGACTGGTGCCCGACCTTCCCCGGCTACCACCTCTACTACCCGAGCCGGCGGCAGAAATCCCGCGCCTTCACGGTGCTGGTGGACGCCCTGCGCCACCACGACTGAACGCCGGGCGCAGGGTGCGCCCGGCGTGCTGCATCAGCCCAGCGAAGCCATGTCGATGACGAAGCGGTAGCGCACGTCAGAGCGCTCCATGCGCTCGAAGGCGTGGTTGATCTCGTCCATGCGGATCATCTCGCACTCCGGGAGGATGTTCTTCTTGCCGCAGAAATCGAGCATCTCCTGGGTCTCGGCGATGCCGCCGATGGGTGAACCGGCGATACGGCGGCGGCCCAGCAGCAACGGGATGCTGCTGATCTCGTCGATGGGACCGACCTGCCCGACCATCACCAGCGTGCCGTCCACGTCCAGCAGCGGCATGTAGGGCTTGAGATCGTGCTTCACCGGCACGGTGTCGATGATCAGGTCGAAGCTGTTGGCGGCCGCCTTCATGGCCTGGGCATCGGAGGACACCAGCAACGCGTCGGCGCCCAGCTCCAGGGCGTCGGTGCGCTTGTCGGCGGTGCGGCTGAGCACGGTGACGGTGGCGCCCAGGCCGATGGCCAGCTTCACCGCCATGTGCCCGAGCCCGCCGAGGCCGACCACGCCAACCCGGCTGCCCGGCCCGACGTTCCAGGTGCGCAGTGGCGAGTAGGTGGTGATGCCGGCGCACAGCAGCGGCGCCGCGCGACTCAGGTCCAGGCCTTGCGGCACGCGCAGGACAAACTCCTCGCGCACCACCAGCTGCTTCGAATAGCCGCCCTGGGTCGCTTCGCGGGTGATGCGGTCGACGCCGTTGTAGGTCTGGGTGTTGCCCTGTCGGCACAGCTGCTCCTCGCCCTTGCGGCACTGGTCGCACTGCTGGCAGGAATCCACCATGCAGCCCACCGCCACGGCGTCACCGACCTTGTAGCGGGTGACTTGCGACCCGACTGCGGTGACCCGACCGACGATCTCGTGGCCCGGCACCATCGGGTAGCGGCTGAAGCCCCAGTCGTTGCGCGCCTGGTGCAGGTCGGAATGGCAGACGCCGCAATAGAGGACGTCCATGGCCACGTCATTGTCGCGCAGCGAGCGGCGCTCGAAGGTGAAGGGAGCCAGCGGGTCCTGCGGGTTCTGCGCGGCGTATCCAAGGGTCTTCATCGGCAATGCTCCTGAGCGGTTCAACGGGCCTGGCGGCCTTCGATGGGGTAAGCGGGGTCACTGTAGCCGGGGGTGGAGGCATGGCCAGGCGGCACCAGGCTGTCCACCAGCGCTTCGTCCTCGGCGGTAAGGTTCACCTCCAGCGCCTGCATGTAACCGTCCCAGTGCGCCTCGGTGCGCGGGCCGGCGATGGCCGAGCTGACCAGCCGGTTGTTCAGCACCCAGGCCAGGGCGAAGGCCACCGGGGTGATGCCTCGGGAGGCGGCATGTTCGGCGATGCGCTGGGCGATCTGCAGGGATTCGGGGCGCCATTCGGTCTGCTGGATGCGTTTGTCGCCGCGGCCGGCGCGGGAATCCGCCGGCGGCTCGGCGCCGGGCCGGTACTTGCCGGTGAGCACGCCACGGGCCAGCGGGCTGTAGGGCACCACGCCAATGCCGAAGTGGCCGGCGGCGGGCATCTGCTCGACTTCGGCGGTGCGGTCCACCAGGTTGTACAGCGGCTCGCTGCACACCGGGCGGTCGATGCCCAGCTGGTCGGCCAGGCGCACCACTTCGGCGATACGCCAGCCACGGAAGTTGGACAGCCCGTAGTAACGCACCTTGCCCTGGCGGATCAGCTCGCCAACCGCGCGCAGGCCCTCTTCCAGCGGCGAGTCGGTGACGGTGCGGTGGAAGTAGAGGATGTCCAGGTAATCGGTGTCCAGGCGCTTCAGGCTGTTCTCCACCGACTGGTAGATCCACTTGCGCGACTGGCCCTGGGCGTTCGGGCCGTCGCCGAAGGCATAGCCGACCTTGCTGGCGATCACCCAGTCGTCACGATGGGCGGCGAGCGCACGGCCAACCACCTCTTCGGAGCGGCCCTTGTGGTAGACGTCGGCGGTATCGATGAAGTTGACGCCCTGCTCGAAGGCCTTGTCGACGATGCGGCGGGCGGTGGCTTCGTCGGTCTCGCCGCCGAACATCATGGCGCCCAGGCAAAGGGGCGAGACTTTCAGGGCGCTGCGGCCCAGGTAACGGTATTCCATGGT harbors:
- the otsA gene encoding alpha,alpha-trehalose-phosphate synthase (UDP-forming) translates to MPRLVVISNRVMVPDENHPAAPGGLAVAIEAAMREREGIWFGWSGHVAEEPGPLTTLERGNLTYILTDLHPQDFDEYYNGFANRVLWPILHYRVDLAEFSEADFGGYRRVNEFFAERLSPLLEPDDVLWVHDYHLIPLALALRARGHANRIGFFLHIPMPPADLLTAIPHHAELIRALTEYNLIGFQTENDASNFARYLTRVVGAATPDGRRYHLENQHFRVGVFPVGVDAEGFRQLAEASERSQAAQDLRESLGGRALMVGVDRLDYSKGIVNRLDGYERFLECYPEWRNHVTCLQISPGCRQDIPEYADIDAAVSARVGHINGRFGAVSWVPLRYVARNHRREDIAMVMRQARIGLVTPLRDGMNLVAKEFVAAQDPDDPGVLILSQFAGAATELGGALIVNPHDRDALAEAIDTALRMPLGERRARYRDMYAVLQANDIRFWGPSFIDALTRPGRALNWLSNHYLGH
- a CDS encoding glycoside hydrolase family 15 protein; the protein is MTERHDGALELGLIGNCRVAALVNPQGRLVWWCYPNFDGDPAFSRLLAGDEEKGFADVLLDGQVSHMSEYQRNTAIITTVLRDDSGGAVRITDFAPRFLQYGRVFRPAQLCRLIEPLEGLPRVTLRVRPTHGYGKPRRSVAGSSHIRYLDGDEPIRLTTDAPLSYLLNETRFALRHPVSMVIGMDEPLDNAPGDVVREFLKRTQGHWHDWVRGLAISFEWQQVVIRSAITLKLCNFEETGAIIAAATTSIPEAPGSRRNWDYRYCWLRDAYFVILALNRLGATRTMEGYIDFITTVASGDAELKPLYGIIPDMDLTERDEPDLAGFLGHAPVRVGNQAVEQNQHDVFGSVVLAVLQSFVDDRLPSPSSEGMLQLLESLADKAVHAAFEPDAGIWEYRGRQRIHTHSALLCWVACDRVGRIARRLGRVEEGEAWMAKAARLRERILAEAWSERKQCFTGAFGHDDLDASVLLMNELGIIEADDPRFVATVECIGRELNVNGHLLRYAAADDFGVPETAFLVVKFWYLDALAAIGRRDEARTLFEELIAARNRYGLLSEDLHPHTGELWGNIPQTYSMAGLINSAMRLSIGWEEGLCRASW
- the otsB gene encoding trehalose-phosphatase, producing the protein MSRPPQRGPVDTAMAPLSEVSAAALLQLWLGQCKQTAVFLDVDGTLLDIAETPDAVHVPPGLVDALSELHRRLDGALALISGRPVDELDRLFHPLRLPASGGHGAHWRETGESPLRRTTRDLPACVRVQLNALACAHKGVLAEDKGSSFALHYRAVPDSAPALRVALQALLIAPEGAGLRLLGGKKVYEVVAEGIDKAGAIQRLMTTLAFAGRRPLFVGDDLTDQPALALMPSLQGLGLSVGRMLPGASAVFANAAAVRTALITAAGGKDR
- a CDS encoding ABC transporter substrate-binding protein; the protein is MHTITRWLGTALLALGLLGQGVTAEERKPIHFGELTWESGSLITEMLRLLVEQGYGYPTDTLPGSTVSLEAALARNDIQVIAEEWAGRSPAWVKAEAEHKVYGLGDIVKNADEGWWVPDYVVHGDPARGIAALAPELRSVSDLPRYRAVFRDAESPDKGRFLNSPTGWTSEIVNSQKLKAYGLESSYVNFRSGSGAAMDAEIASSIRRGKPVLFYYWSPTPLMGRYKLLRLEEPPFDAEAWKTLSDPNNPNPRGSRSLPAKLSVGVSAPFHQQYPELVALFEKVDIPIGLLNAALAKMSETRQPPRDAAREFLKANPQVWQNWLPAEQRARAEAAL
- a CDS encoding proline/glycine betaine ABC transporter permease, with protein sequence MSSEFPEGLHYSIAGPVNQLVDRLVLNYGDALRQVSDSLLQLVVALENLLRLLPWWLLLALVGLLAWHAGRSWVRALTLVGLLFLIGVVGLWDKLLQTCALVLVATGLCVLIGVPMGVALAYRPMARRLLLPLLDVMQTLPSFVYLIPVLMLFGLGKVPAIFATLIYALPPLVRLTELGLRQVDPALSEAARCLGATRWQRLRHVELPEALPSIMAGLNQTVMMALSMVVVASMIGARGLGEDVLVGIQTLNVGRGVEAGLAIVALAVVIDRVTQDYGKR
- a CDS encoding EAL domain-containing protein, coding for MSPLSALILQASGLHRSTAVNALHHLGYSYLAEVASNALALDRLRSVGGVHLLLCDVRIDPVPRLDFLQTVARERLAHGVVVSGEMAPGTWSALAHLLQLQGMKVFWLGNEPATLERLRTLLADFEPQAPQQAIPWRDQGSIDVGDIGQALERGELRAALQSKVTVATGQVYGFEVLARWHREDGQVLLPDRFLPALRRDGLLDALLFELMGQAHDALRAHGRTDLELSLNLEAEQIAQADFAACIGRELQRRQINPRNVTFELTETSPLHAPSLSLENVLRLRLLGCGLAIDDFGCGHSSLQRLVELPFTELKLDRSFLANLDMGDPRRLAVLTNALALGRELGLRVVAEGVESASQHRQLQSLGCEAAQGYLFGKPVAVSELSGLLRGAPMRLPRAEVITLKADSVVRLAD
- a CDS encoding LysR family transcriptional regulator — protein: MPRENFNDLIAFVTVAREGSFTKAAAQLGVSQSALSHTIRALETRLGLRLLSRTTRSVSPTEAGERLLQTLAPRFEEIEAELAALSDFRDKPVGTLRITAAEHAASSVLWPKLAKVLPDYPDIKVEVSIDYGLTDIAAERFDAGVRLGDQVAKDMIAVRIAPDLRMAVVASPGYLARKERPEDVPALSRHDCLNLRLPTYGGLMAWEFAKDGHEVKARVEGQLTFNSSPHILRAALDGFGLAYLPQDMVTEHVAEGRLELVLEDWCPTFPGYHLYYPSRRQKSRAFTVLVDALRHHD
- a CDS encoding NAD(P)-dependent alcohol dehydrogenase codes for the protein MKTLGYAAQNPQDPLAPFTFERRSLRDNDVAMDVLYCGVCHSDLHQARNDWGFSRYPMVPGHEIVGRVTAVGSQVTRYKVGDAVAVGCMVDSCQQCDQCRKGEEQLCRQGNTQTYNGVDRITREATQGGYSKQLVVREEFVLRVPQGLDLSRAAPLLCAGITTYSPLRTWNVGPGSRVGVVGLGGLGHMAVKLAIGLGATVTVLSRTADKRTDALELGADALLVSSDAQAMKAAANSFDLIIDTVPVKHDLKPYMPLLDVDGTLVMVGQVGPIDEISSIPLLLGRRRIAGSPIGGIAETQEMLDFCGKKNILPECEMIRMDEINHAFERMERSDVRYRFVIDMASLG
- a CDS encoding aldo/keto reductase; its protein translation is MEYRYLGRSALKVSPLCLGAMMFGGETDEATARRIVDKAFEQGVNFIDTADVYHKGRSEEVVGRALAAHRDDWVIASKVGYAFGDGPNAQGQSRKWIYQSVENSLKRLDTDYLDILYFHRTVTDSPLEEGLRAVGELIRQGKVRYYGLSNFRGWRIAEVVRLADQLGIDRPVCSEPLYNLVDRTAEVEQMPAAGHFGIGVVPYSPLARGVLTGKYRPGAEPPADSRAGRGDKRIQQTEWRPESLQIAQRIAEHAASRGITPVAFALAWVLNNRLVSSAIAGPRTEAHWDGYMQALEVNLTAEDEALVDSLVPPGHASTPGYSDPAYPIEGRQAR